From one Cydia strobilella chromosome 24, ilCydStro3.1, whole genome shotgun sequence genomic stretch:
- the LOC134752308 gene encoding serine hydrolase-like protein yields the protein MKVLREWTINAPWGKIAMVSWGNEAGSPVLLVHGRRDSAATFEPLLQLLPDSYHYVALDLPGHGRSDPFPAGLVPSRLNFVGAVQVAVWHLRWKQFIFVGHSMGCEGGLFFNTVYPHRISKMILLDPGPALARLQVHDPQEYFASFHQKYYDNYDKFAQKRIYSKERAVEAVMKARGFTESQAHLVLSRNMVRVGEDLYELSWDPRLLCLPPPNYPPSYYHQLFCTPTPTLLIAAKEFQGSNGKRETLKLISDLEKTLENFTVVTVEGGHNAHFTNPERFLKVLCEFLDKKFECKSKL from the exons ATGAAAGTTTTAAGAGAGTGGACAATTAATGCACCATGGGGAAAAATAGCAA TGGTATCTTGGGGCAACGAGGCAGGCTCTCCAGTGCTGCTGGTACACGGACGGCGGGACAGTGCTGCCACCTTTGAGCCGCTGCTGCAGTTATTGCCCGACTCGTACCATTACGTGGCTCTGGACTTGCCCGGACATGGCCGCTCTGATCCTTTCCCTGCAG GATTGGTGCCATCGAGGCTGAACTTCGTAGGCGCCGTGCAGGTGGCCGTGTGGCATCTGCGCTGGAAGCAGTTCATCTTTGTGGGGCACTCCATGGGCTGCGAGGGAG GTTTATTCTTCAACACGGTATACCCTCACCGAATATCGAAGATGATTCTACTGGACCCCGGGCCTGCGCTGGCTCGTCTCCAAGTACATGATCCTCAGGAATACTTCGCTTCCTTCCACCAGAAGTACTATGATAATTATGACAAGTTCGCGCAGAAGAGGATCTACAG TAAGGAACGCGCTGTAGAGGCGGTGATGAAGGCGCGCGGCTTCACCGAGTCGCAGGCGCACCTCGTACTATCTCGGAACATGGTCAGGGTCGGAGAAGACCTTTATGA ATTATCCTGGGACCCTCGTCTCCTATGCCTTCCACCACCAAATTACCCCCCCTCCTACTACCACCAGCTGTTCTGCACCCCCACACCAACCCTGCTCATCGCTGCCAAAGAGTTCCAGGGTTCCAACGGCAAACGGGAAACATTGAAGCTGATCAGTGATTTGGAGAAAACTCTGGAGAATTTCACTGTGGTGACGGTAGAGGGCGGGCATAATGCGCATTTTACCAATCCGGAGCGATTTCTTAAAGTGCTGTGTGAGTTTTTGGATAAGAAGTTTGAGTGTAAATCTAAACTGTAG